From the genome of Drosophila melanogaster chromosome 2L, one region includes:
- the Mpp6 gene encoding M-phase phosphoprotein 6, isoform A: MPSKSKPRLSRGVLDMKFMQRTKVKVEKEADDEQSRALYSNEINQKMLNSTSNFVVESSYSICAGLIDGRLSFRGMNPELELLMEQDLAEKQGRTRPEQPKEVSDQDMVKAYYANKAPTVSGSMSKKFNTKKDFKRKQIGGDSDSPHAMKKQYFKKPRSGDE, translated from the coding sequence ATGCCATCCAAATCAAAGCCGAGACTTTCGCGTGGTGTCCTGGACATGAAGTTCATGCAGCGCACAAAAGTTAAAGTGGAAAAGGAGGCAGACGATGAGCAGAGCAGGGCACTGTACTCCAACGAGATCAACCAGAAGATGCTCAATTCCACCTCGAATTTTGTGGTGGAGTCCAGCTACTCGATATGCGCCGGCCTGATAGACGGACGCCTCAGTTTCCGCGGCATGAATCCGGAGCTAGAACTTCTCATGGAGCAGGATCTGGCGGAAAAGCAGGGCCGCACAAGGCCGGAGCAGCCCAAGGAGGTATCCGACCAAGACATGGTAAAGGCTTATTATGCCAACAAGGCGCCCACGGTCTCCGGCAGCATGAGCAAGAAGTTTAACACCAAAAAGGACTTTAAAAGGAAGCAAATCGGCGGAGATAGTGATAGTCCGCATGCCATGAAGAAGCAGTACTTTAAGAAACCACGCTCGGGTGACGAATAG
- the Coq3 gene encoding coenzyme Q3, isoform B: MMRNALLVSGKLRHLLSCSIGRNSTRSSSTAKSLDAGTQKEVRHHENHASEWWNQNGTMGALHALNEIRVPFIRDGIVSRGTVKPGYVNTTKVLLGQNILEVGCGGGLLTEHLARLGAQVAGIDLGEKLIEAAREHLKCSSPELASNVVYKIEPVDQHAKANCECYDAVIVSEVLEHVKDKVSLLEASVRSLKPGGSIFITTLNKTIPSWFGGVLLSEYVLNLVPRGTHHWDKMISPLDVQRILDTMNCQTVLVNGSTYDFWSNTWRWINNNQMCYALQAVKQAQREYN; encoded by the exons ATGATGCGAAATGCCTTGTTAGTAAGCGG CAAACTGAGACATTTGCTATCCTGTTCTATCGGGCGAAATTCGACTAGAAGCAGCAGCACAGCGAAGTCGTTGGATGCCGGCACCCAAAAGGAAGTGCGGCACCATGAGAATCACGCCTCGGAGTGGTGGAATCAAAATGGAACCATGGGTGCTCTACATGCCCTGAATGAGATTAG GGTTCCCTTTATCAGAGATGGCATCGTTTCGCGTGGCACTGTGAAGCCAGGTTACGTAAATACCACCAAAGTGTTGTTGGGTCAAAATATTCTGGAGGTCGGATGTGGCGGAGGATTGCTTACGGAACACTTGGCGCGCCTGGGTGCCCAGGTGGCTGGCATAGATCTTGGCGAGAAGTTAATAGAAGCTGCTCGCGAGCATCTCAAATGCTCCAGTCCGGAGTTGGCCAGCAATGTGGTGTACAAAATTGAGCCGGTGGATCAGCATGCCAAGGCCAATTGCGAATGCTATGATGCGGTGATAGTGTCTGAAGTTCTGGAGCACGTCAAAGATAAAGTGTCCCTGCTGGAGGCCAGTGTACGCAGCCTAAAGCCTGGAGGATCCATCTTTATCACCACTTTGAACAAAACCATACCCAGTTGGTTCGGTGGCGTGTTACTCAGCGAGTATGTTCTCAATCTGGTGCCCAGGGGAACGCACCACTGGGACAAAATGATTTCGCCCTTGGACGTTCAGCGCATCTTGGATACGA TGAACTGTCAGACGGTGTTGGTAAATGGAAGCACCTACGACTTTTGGAGCAACACCTGGCGATGGATCAACAACAACCAGATGTGCTACGCCTTGCAGGCGGTGAAACAAGCACAGCGCGAGTACAATTGA
- the pths gene encoding porthos: MSETSEDEQTQLQTSDEEEDLGSEEEQEDEDNNHKEGDSEAALSGEDDKGSEDDAAEEQKLTWKDLGLNEALCQACDELKWKAPSKIQREAIPVALQGKDVIGLAETGSGKTGAFALPILHALLENPQRYFALVLTPTRELAFQIGEQFEALGSGIGIKCCVVVGGMDMVAQGLQLAKKPHIIIATPGRLVDHLENMKGFNLKAIKYLVMDEADRILNMDFEVELDKILKVLPRERRTFLFSATMTKKVKKLQRASLKDPVKVEVSNKYQTVEQLQQSYLFIPVKYKDVYLVHILNELAGNSFMIFCSTCNNTVKTALMLRALGLAAIPLHGQMSQNKRLAALNKFKAKNRSILISTDVASRGLDIPHVDVVVNFDIPTHSKDYIHRVGRTARAGRSGKAITLVSQYDIELYQRIEHLLGKQLTLYKCEEDEVMALQERVAEAQRTAKLELKDLEDTRGGHKRGGDTHDDSENFTGARKRMKPMGGTGGGGRKSFGKKNWSKGKQKR; encoded by the exons ATGTCGGAAACTTCAGAGGACGAACAGACGCAGCTACAAACGAGTGACGAAGAGGAGGATCTAGGTagcgaggaggagcaggaagaTGAAGATAACAATCATAAGGAAGGGGACAGCGAGGCGGCACTAAGTGGTGAAGATGATAAAGGCTCCGAGGACGACGCAGCCGAGGAACAGAAGCTAACCTGGAAAGATCTC GGTCTCAATGAGGCTTTGTGTCAAGCATGTGACGAATTGAAGTGGAAGGCGCCTTCGAAGATCCAACGTGAGGCCATTCCGGTCGCCTTACAGGGCAAGGATGTAATTGGCCTAGCGGAGACCGGTTCCGGCAAGACGGGCGCCTTCGCTCTGCCAATTTTACACGCCCTTCTCGAGAATCCGCAGCGGTATTTTGCCCTCGTGCTAACCCCCACGAGGGAACTGGCATTTCAAATTGGCGAGCAGTTTGAAGCCCTTG GTAGCGGGATTGGCATAAAGTGTTGCGTGGTAGTCGGCGGCATGGACATGGTAGCCCAGGGTCTTCAACTGGCCAAGAAGCCGCATATTATAATTGCCACACCGGGTCGCTTGGTTGATCATCTAGAAAACATGAAAGGTTTTAACCTTAAGGCTATTAAATACTTGGTCATGGACGAGGCGGATCGCATTCTTAACATGGATTTTGAGGTGGAGCTGGACAAGATTCTGAAGGTATTGCCGCGTGAACGACGAACCTTTCTGTTCAGTGCGACCATGACCAAGAAAGTAAAGAAACTGCAGCGTGCCTCCCTTAAGGATCCCGTAAAGGTAGAGGTGTCTAACAAGTATCAGACGGttgagcagctgcagcaatcATATTTGTTTATCCCTGTCAAATACAAGGATGTGTATTTGGTTCATATCCTTAATGAGCTGGCAGGCAACAGTTTCATGATATTTTGCAGCACCTGCAACAACACGGTTAAGACAGCGTTAATGCTTCGTGCGTTGGGATTGGCTGCTATTCCGCTGCACGGTCAAATGTCGCAAAACAAGCGACTAGCTGCTTTAAACAAATTCAAGGCCAAAAACCGGTCAATACTCATTTCGACGGACGTGGCGTCCCGCGGCTTGGACATTCCTCATGTGGATGTCGTCGTTAATTTCGACATACCAACGCACAGCAAAGACTACATTCACCGCGTGGGAAGAACAGCAAGAGCAGGTCGCTCCGGCAAAGCCATAACCCTCGTGAGCCAGTACGACATTGAGTTGTATCAGCGCATCGAACATCTACTGGGGAAGCAACTGACACTGTATAAGTGCGAGGAGGATGAGGTGATGGCCCTTCAAGAACGAGTAGCCGAAGCACAGCGCACTGCAAAACTGGAGCTGAAGGATCTGGAAGATACAAGGGGTGGTCACAAGAGGGGCGGGGACACCCACGATGATTCGGAGAACTTCACGGGCGCACGCAAACGCATGAAACCGATGGGCGGCACTGGCGGTGGTGGAAGAAAGAGCTTTGGCAAAAAGAATTGGAGCAAGGGCAAGCAGAAGAGATAG
- the del gene encoding deadlock, isoform C, with product MEKLDKIRMSQKLSCWQHILTTLGTSSKTEQEWNTFFKGFLESWRKPYCIQTSCDPSIPLRKELLVRPRKALQENPHGPGSTLPESPVFLEPINSTAPREHPSPSKSHSTGSTGCDPGNGERSPSVSNKNSKYKNPGNSKYAKIWKRSNNHTTSIFSKAQISKRRDKLSSTKKRPDTCAPTDDSRKNREPRACAPNKNIFKTRETNAPNLTKNSCALPNVLILSPNSASKITQRGHSVGQTQDYKASPGKIIKRVPRYSLQCLKKKTEKVHNKIMDKPKNKQQPQTPPPFLLNNEYTESSDDSDDQLPLSELSQKMKSNKLNTLFLSRNEDCSPAPEKVKLKGERPAQNKKEQLTWEPSILTNLTDLGKQVAEPLRKSVKKSAKQQKPRVRAPPQGKKTLPQLQTGLKTQDKQSTHEMISEQAKTISEASGQQTSQVQSSLSPNNIRNNSVKLISAKTLMPAQRSQDYSPNKMQVGQPLGFAIELPSPVDGKEASVEIDTQLVHTSKFLENMTRPSTVEVHKFDLMDIFMGENEKLDYEYDDDDVLSVAASWNGLDDENVPEDEPRKEAKTAEQLPKPEPSTETLKPIEKENAQKMQSIKSFQIPKLNAKNLKTQPSVMRSIYENEELEKNKVLAKPAPPSLVHQPLAESNRNQRDEATAARRAKETFPVFAPLYRVAPESAATLVSANSQQVIPQVYFSTSNQDGVNWIKDVFGIRCMQSVDNKCISINCDHTMNSLGEVQKRLMRMDEDTLLSLYRQTIRSFFLFQTYYTSFVDIFKFRNLWQYLLIMLVDCRLYKSISAPLLAHVYEALSKCGMQKEAVKRIMEHVWLPCKAHKYRDLMLTTLNILSNANWEDYCDKLTQLDKDYNFEIPHKNLITILKSSVDCSDKFANALKLITLHPNSIRTNETIMSILSNASKSYSYMHNESASASQGPPGAASFLAPPAAIQPPHTTVPNFGYLPNPSFHYSNEYAINIHNFD from the exons ATGGAAAAGTTGGACAAAATAAGGATGAGCCAAAAACTGTCCTGCTGGCAGCATATTCTGACCACGTTGGGGACGAGTTCCAAGACAGAGCAGGAATGGAATACTTTTTTCAAGGGGTTCCTCGAAAGTTGGAGAAAGCCCTACTGTATCCAAACCAGCTGC GATCCGAGCATACCGCTGAGAAAGGAGCTCTTGGTCAGACCGAGGAAAGCCCTGCAAGAAAACCCGCATGGACCGGGGTCCACACTTCCAGAGTCCCCTGTTTTCCTGGAACCCATCAATTCCACCGCGCCGCGTGAACATCCGAGTCCCAGCAAGTCACATTCAACAGGTTCAACAGGTTGTGATCCTGGTAATGGAGAAAGATCTCCAAGTGTTTcgaataaaaattctaagtATAAAAATCCTGGTAACTCCAAATATGCTAAAATCTGGAAGCGGAGTAATAATCATACGACTTCCATTTTCTCCAAAGCTCAAATTTCCAAGCGCAGAGATAAACTCTCAAGTACGAAGAAGCGGCCAGATACATGTGCACCAACTGATGATTCGCGCAAAAACCGAGAACCACGTGCTTGTGCTcccaacaaaaatattttcaagacCAGAGAGACCAATGCTCCAAACTTGACGAAAAATTCATGTGCTCTTCCAAATGTTCTTATATTAAGTCCCAACAGTGCGTCTAAAATAACGCAACGTGGACATTCTGTTGGTCAGACGCAAGATTACAAAGCTTCTCCAGGCAAAATAATCAAGCGTGTTCCCAGATATAGTTTACAATGCTTAAAGAAAAAAACCGAGAAAGtacataataaaataatggACAAGCCTAAGAATAAACAGCAGCCCCAGACTCCACCGCCATTTCTGCTCAATAACGAGTACACGGAATCAAGCGACGACTCTGATGACCAACTGCCGCTTTCAGAATTGTCGCAAAAGATGAAAAGCAATAAACTGAATACCCTTTTCCTTTCTCGCAATGAAGATTGTAGTCCTGCTCCTGAGAAAGTAAAGCTAAAAGGAGAACGTCCCGCACAAAATAAGAAAGAGCAGCTCACATGGGAGCCATCAATATTAACTAATTTAACCGATCTAGGCAAGCAAGTAGCAGAGCCCCTTCGAAAATCAGTTAAAAAATCTGCCAAACAGCAGAAACCACGAGTTAGAGCCCCTCCTCAGGGAAAAAAAACGTTACCTCAATTGCAAACAGGTTTAAAGACTCAGGACAAGCAATCAACTCACGAAATGATAAGTGAGCAGGCCAAAACCATCTCAGAAGCATCTGGACAGCAGACATCTCAAGTCCAAAGTAGCTTGTCGCCAAACAATATAAGGAACAATAGCGTAAAATTA ATAAGCGCCAAAACGTTGATGCCAGCCCAGAGATCACAAGACTATTCCCCAAACAAAATGCAAGTGGGTCAGCCACTGGGTTTCGCCATAGAATTACCTAGTCCCGTGGACGGCAAGGAAGCCAGCGTCGAGATCGATACCCAGCTGGTCCATACCAGCAAGTTCTTAGAGAATATGACAAGACCATCGACAGTGGAGGTACACAAATTCGATTTAATGGACATCTTTATGggagaaaatgaaaagttgGACTATGAgtacgacgatgatgatgtgCTCTCGGTGGCTGCCTCCTGGAATGGACTCGACGATGAGAATGTGCCTGAGGACGAACCGAGGAAGGAAGCGAAAACTGCAGAGCAGTTACCCAAACCCGAGCCTTCCACAGAAACACTTAAGCCAATCGAAAAAGAAAACgcacaaaaaatgcaaagcatAAAATCGTTTCAAATTCCTAAACTTAATGCTAAAAATCTGAAGACACAGCCCTCCGTGATGCGTTCCATCTACGAGAATGAAGAGTTGGAAAAGAATAAGGTGTTGGCAAAGCCTGCGCCGCCTTCACTAGTGCATCAACCCTTAGCTGAATCCAATCGTAACCAACGGGACGAAGCAACTGCTGCCCGACGGGCCAAAGAAACATTCCCAGTATTTGCTCCACTATATCGTGTAGCACCAGAATCGGCAGCTACTCTGGTCAGCGCCAACAGCCAACAGGTTATACCACAAGTATACTTTTCCACCTCCAACCAAGATGGTGTTAATTGGATCAAAGATGTGTTTGGGATAAGGTGCATGCAAAGTGTAGACAACAAATGCATCTCTATTAATTGTGATCATACGATGAACAGTTTGGGTGAAGTACAGAAACGACTGATGAGGATGGACGAGGACACTTTGCTGAGCCTATACCGACAAACGATACGAAGCTTTTTCCTGTTTCAGACCTACTACACCTCGTTCGTGGATATCTTCAAATTTCGCAATCTCTGGCAGTATCTGCTAATCATGCTGGTCGACTGCCGCTTGTACAAAAGCATTTCAGCTCCCCTACTGGCACACGTCTATGAAGCTCTCAGTAAGTGCGGTATGCAGAAAGAGGCAGTGAAAAGGATAATGGAGCATGTGTGGTTGCCATGCAAAGCTCACAAATATCGGGATCTGATGCTAACGACTCTAAATATTCTGTCCAACGCCAACTGGGAGGATTATTGCGATAAGCTAACTCAGCTGGACAAGGATTATAACTTTGAGATACCCCATAAGAACTTGATTACCATACTTAAATCCTCCGTAGACTGCTCAGATAAATTTGCAAACGCCCTTAAGTTGATCACCCTCCATCCAAATTCTATTCGTACCAACGAAACTATTATGTCGATTTTAAGCAACGCATCGAAAAGCTACAGCTACATGCATAATGAAAGTGCGAGCGCAAGCCAGGGGCCGCCAGGAGCGGCCTCGTTTCTTGCACCACCTGCTGCTATTCAGCCTCCACACACCACAGTTCCTAATTTTGGATATTTGCCAAACCCTAGCTTTCATTATTCCAATGAATATGCGATCAATATACATAATTTTGAttaa
- the del gene encoding deadlock, isoform B, whose product MEKLDKIRMSQKLSCWQHILTTLGTSSKTEQEWNTFFKGFLESWRKPYCIQTSCDPSIPLRKELLVRPRKALQENPHGPGSTLPESPVFLEPINSTAPREHPSPSKSHSTGSTGCDPGNGERSPSVSNKNSKYKNPGNSKYAKIWKRSNNHTTSIFSKAQISKRRDKLSSTKKRPDTCAPTDDSRKNREPRACAPNKNIFKTRETNAPNLTKNSCALPNVLILSPNSASKITQRGHSVGQTQDYKASPGKIIKRVPRYSLQCLKKKTEKVHNKIMDKPKNKQQPQTPPPFLLNNEYTESSDDSDDQLPLSELSQKMKSNKLNTLFLSRNEDCSPAPEKVKLKGERPAQNKKEQLTWEPSILTNLTDLGKQVAEPLRKSVKKSAKQQKPRVRAPPQGKKTLPQLQTGLKTQDKQSTHEMISEQAKTISEASGQQTSQVQSSLSPNNIRNNSISAKTLMPAQRSQDYSPNKMQVGQPLGFAIELPSPVDGKEASVEIDTQLVHTSKFLENMTRPSTVEVHKFDLMDIFMGENEKLDYEYDDDDVLSVAASWNGLDDENVPEDEPRKEAKTAEQLPKPEPSTETLKPIEKENAQKMQSIKSFQIPKLNAKNLKTQPSVMRSIYENEELEKNKVLAKPAPPSLVHQPLAESNRNQRDEATAARRAKETFPVFAPLYRVAPESAATLVSANSQQVIPQVYFSTSNQDGVNWIKDVFGIRCMQSVDNKCISINCDHTMNSLGEVQKRLMRMDEDTLLSLYRQTIRSFFLFQTYYTSFVDIFKFRNLWQYLLIMLVDCRLYKSISAPLLAHVYEALSKCGMQKEAVKRIMEHVWLPCKAHKYRDLMLTTLNILSNANWEDYCDKLTQLDKDYNFEIPHKNLITILKSSVDCSDKFANALKLITLHPNSIRTNETIMSILSNASKSYSYMHNESASASQGPPGAASFLAPPAAIQPPHTTVPNFGYLPNPSFHYSNEYAINIHNFD is encoded by the exons ATGGAAAAGTTGGACAAAATAAGGATGAGCCAAAAACTGTCCTGCTGGCAGCATATTCTGACCACGTTGGGGACGAGTTCCAAGACAGAGCAGGAATGGAATACTTTTTTCAAGGGGTTCCTCGAAAGTTGGAGAAAGCCCTACTGTATCCAAACCAGCTGC GATCCGAGCATACCGCTGAGAAAGGAGCTCTTGGTCAGACCGAGGAAAGCCCTGCAAGAAAACCCGCATGGACCGGGGTCCACACTTCCAGAGTCCCCTGTTTTCCTGGAACCCATCAATTCCACCGCGCCGCGTGAACATCCGAGTCCCAGCAAGTCACATTCAACAGGTTCAACAGGTTGTGATCCTGGTAATGGAGAAAGATCTCCAAGTGTTTcgaataaaaattctaagtATAAAAATCCTGGTAACTCCAAATATGCTAAAATCTGGAAGCGGAGTAATAATCATACGACTTCCATTTTCTCCAAAGCTCAAATTTCCAAGCGCAGAGATAAACTCTCAAGTACGAAGAAGCGGCCAGATACATGTGCACCAACTGATGATTCGCGCAAAAACCGAGAACCACGTGCTTGTGCTcccaacaaaaatattttcaagacCAGAGAGACCAATGCTCCAAACTTGACGAAAAATTCATGTGCTCTTCCAAATGTTCTTATATTAAGTCCCAACAGTGCGTCTAAAATAACGCAACGTGGACATTCTGTTGGTCAGACGCAAGATTACAAAGCTTCTCCAGGCAAAATAATCAAGCGTGTTCCCAGATATAGTTTACAATGCTTAAAGAAAAAAACCGAGAAAGtacataataaaataatggACAAGCCTAAGAATAAACAGCAGCCCCAGACTCCACCGCCATTTCTGCTCAATAACGAGTACACGGAATCAAGCGACGACTCTGATGACCAACTGCCGCTTTCAGAATTGTCGCAAAAGATGAAAAGCAATAAACTGAATACCCTTTTCCTTTCTCGCAATGAAGATTGTAGTCCTGCTCCTGAGAAAGTAAAGCTAAAAGGAGAACGTCCCGCACAAAATAAGAAAGAGCAGCTCACATGGGAGCCATCAATATTAACTAATTTAACCGATCTAGGCAAGCAAGTAGCAGAGCCCCTTCGAAAATCAGTTAAAAAATCTGCCAAACAGCAGAAACCACGAGTTAGAGCCCCTCCTCAGGGAAAAAAAACGTTACCTCAATTGCAAACAGGTTTAAAGACTCAGGACAAGCAATCAACTCACGAAATGATAAGTGAGCAGGCCAAAACCATCTCAGAAGCATCTGGACAGCAGACATCTCAAGTCCAAAGTAGCTTGTCGCCAAACAATATAAGGAACAATAGC ATAAGCGCCAAAACGTTGATGCCAGCCCAGAGATCACAAGACTATTCCCCAAACAAAATGCAAGTGGGTCAGCCACTGGGTTTCGCCATAGAATTACCTAGTCCCGTGGACGGCAAGGAAGCCAGCGTCGAGATCGATACCCAGCTGGTCCATACCAGCAAGTTCTTAGAGAATATGACAAGACCATCGACAGTGGAGGTACACAAATTCGATTTAATGGACATCTTTATGggagaaaatgaaaagttgGACTATGAgtacgacgatgatgatgtgCTCTCGGTGGCTGCCTCCTGGAATGGACTCGACGATGAGAATGTGCCTGAGGACGAACCGAGGAAGGAAGCGAAAACTGCAGAGCAGTTACCCAAACCCGAGCCTTCCACAGAAACACTTAAGCCAATCGAAAAAGAAAACgcacaaaaaatgcaaagcatAAAATCGTTTCAAATTCCTAAACTTAATGCTAAAAATCTGAAGACACAGCCCTCCGTGATGCGTTCCATCTACGAGAATGAAGAGTTGGAAAAGAATAAGGTGTTGGCAAAGCCTGCGCCGCCTTCACTAGTGCATCAACCCTTAGCTGAATCCAATCGTAACCAACGGGACGAAGCAACTGCTGCCCGACGGGCCAAAGAAACATTCCCAGTATTTGCTCCACTATATCGTGTAGCACCAGAATCGGCAGCTACTCTGGTCAGCGCCAACAGCCAACAGGTTATACCACAAGTATACTTTTCCACCTCCAACCAAGATGGTGTTAATTGGATCAAAGATGTGTTTGGGATAAGGTGCATGCAAAGTGTAGACAACAAATGCATCTCTATTAATTGTGATCATACGATGAACAGTTTGGGTGAAGTACAGAAACGACTGATGAGGATGGACGAGGACACTTTGCTGAGCCTATACCGACAAACGATACGAAGCTTTTTCCTGTTTCAGACCTACTACACCTCGTTCGTGGATATCTTCAAATTTCGCAATCTCTGGCAGTATCTGCTAATCATGCTGGTCGACTGCCGCTTGTACAAAAGCATTTCAGCTCCCCTACTGGCACACGTCTATGAAGCTCTCAGTAAGTGCGGTATGCAGAAAGAGGCAGTGAAAAGGATAATGGAGCATGTGTGGTTGCCATGCAAAGCTCACAAATATCGGGATCTGATGCTAACGACTCTAAATATTCTGTCCAACGCCAACTGGGAGGATTATTGCGATAAGCTAACTCAGCTGGACAAGGATTATAACTTTGAGATACCCCATAAGAACTTGATTACCATACTTAAATCCTCCGTAGACTGCTCAGATAAATTTGCAAACGCCCTTAAGTTGATCACCCTCCATCCAAATTCTATTCGTACCAACGAAACTATTATGTCGATTTTAAGCAACGCATCGAAAAGCTACAGCTACATGCATAATGAAAGTGCGAGCGCAAGCCAGGGGCCGCCAGGAGCGGCCTCGTTTCTTGCACCACCTGCTGCTATTCAGCCTCCACACACCACAGTTCCTAATTTTGGATATTTGCCAAACCCTAGCTTTCATTATTCCAATGAATATGCGATCAATATACATAATTTTGAttaa
- the Coq3 gene encoding coenzyme Q3, isoform A, translating into MMRNALLVSGKLRHLLSCSIGRNSTRSSSTAKSLDAGTQKEVRHHENHASEWWNQNGTMGALHALNEIRVPFIRDGIVSRGTVKPGYVNTTKVLLGQNILEVGCGGGLLTEHLARLGAQVAGIDLGEKLIEAAREHLKCSSPELASNVVYKIEPVDQHAKANCECYDAVIVSEVLEHVKDKVSLLEASVRSLKPGGSIFITTLNKTIPSWFGGVLLSEYVLNLVPRGTHHWDKMISPLDVQRILDTSKFISGFIFRLGYSLFSRSSAVNCQTVLVNGSTYDFWSNTWRWINNNQMCYALQAVKQAQREYN; encoded by the exons ATGATGCGAAATGCCTTGTTAGTAAGCGG CAAACTGAGACATTTGCTATCCTGTTCTATCGGGCGAAATTCGACTAGAAGCAGCAGCACAGCGAAGTCGTTGGATGCCGGCACCCAAAAGGAAGTGCGGCACCATGAGAATCACGCCTCGGAGTGGTGGAATCAAAATGGAACCATGGGTGCTCTACATGCCCTGAATGAGATTAG GGTTCCCTTTATCAGAGATGGCATCGTTTCGCGTGGCACTGTGAAGCCAGGTTACGTAAATACCACCAAAGTGTTGTTGGGTCAAAATATTCTGGAGGTCGGATGTGGCGGAGGATTGCTTACGGAACACTTGGCGCGCCTGGGTGCCCAGGTGGCTGGCATAGATCTTGGCGAGAAGTTAATAGAAGCTGCTCGCGAGCATCTCAAATGCTCCAGTCCGGAGTTGGCCAGCAATGTGGTGTACAAAATTGAGCCGGTGGATCAGCATGCCAAGGCCAATTGCGAATGCTATGATGCGGTGATAGTGTCTGAAGTTCTGGAGCACGTCAAAGATAAAGTGTCCCTGCTGGAGGCCAGTGTACGCAGCCTAAAGCCTGGAGGATCCATCTTTATCACCACTTTGAACAAAACCATACCCAGTTGGTTCGGTGGCGTGTTACTCAGCGAGTATGTTCTCAATCTGGTGCCCAGGGGAACGCACCACTGGGACAAAATGATTTCGCCCTTGGACGTTCAGCGCATCTTGGATACGAGTAAGTTTATCTCAGGCTTTATATTCAGATTAGGCTATTCTTTATTCTCTCGTTCATCTGCAGTGAACTGTCAGACGGTGTTGGTAAATGGAAGCACCTACGACTTTTGGAGCAACACCTGGCGATGGATCAACAACAACCAGATGTGCTACGCCTTGCAGGCGGTGAAACAAGCACAGCGCGAGTACAATTGA
- the E2f2 gene encoding E2F transcription factor 2, isoform B, with translation MYKRKTASIVKRDSSAAGTTSSAMMMKVDSAETSVRSQSYESTPVSMDTSPDPPTPIKSPSNSQSQSQPGQQRSVGSLVLLTQKFVDLVKANEGSIDLKAATKILDVQKRRIYDITNVLEGIGLIDKGRHCSLVRWRGGGFNNAKDQENYDLARSRTNHLKMLEDDLDRQLEYAQRNLRYVMQDPSNRSYAYVTRDDLLDIFGDDSVFTIPNYDEEVDIKRNHYELAVSLDNGSAIDIRLVTNQGKSTTNPHDVDGFFDYHRLDTPSPSTSSHSSEDGNAPACAGNVITDEHGYSCNPGMKDEMKLLENELTAKIIFQNYLSGHSLRRFYPDDPNLENPPLLQLNPPQEDFNFALKSDEGICELFDVQCS, from the exons ATGTACAAGCGCAAAACCGCGAGTATTGTTAAAAGAGACAGCTCCGCAGCGGGCACCACCTCCTCGGCTATGATGATGAAGGTGGATTCGGCTGAGACTTCGGTCCGGTCGCAGAGCTACGAGTCTACACCCGTTAGCATGGACACATCACCGGATCCTCCAACGCCAATCAAGTCTCCGTCGAATTCACAATCGCAATCGCAGCCTGGACAACAGCGCTCCGTGGGCTCACTGGTCCTGCTCACACAGAAGTTTGTGGATCTCGTGAAGGCCAACGAAGGATCCATCGACCTGAAAGCG GCAACCAAAATCTTGGACGTACAGAAGCGCCGAATATACGATATTACCAATGTTTTAGAGGGCATTGGACTAATTGATAAGGGCAGACACTGCTCCCTAGTGCGCTGGCG CGGAGGGGGCTTTAACAATGCCAAGGACCAAGAGAACTACGACCTGGCACGTAGCCGGACTAATCATTTGAAAATGTTGGAGGATGACCTAGACAGGCAACTGGAGTATGCACAGCGCAATCTGCGCTACGTTATGCAGGATCCCTCGAATAGGTCGTATGCATATGTGACACGTGATGATCTGCTGGACATCTTTGGAGATGATTCCGTATTCACAATACCTAATTATGACGAGGAAGTAGATATCAAGCGTAATCAT TACGAGCTGGCCGTGTCGCTGGACAATGGCAGCGCAATTGACATTCGCCTGGTGACGAACCAAGGAAAGAGTACTACAAATCCGCACGATGTGGATGGGTTCTTTGACTATCACCGTCTGGACACGCCCTCACCCTCGACGTCGTCGCACTCCAGCGAGGATGGTAACGCTCCAGCATGCGCGGGGAACGTGATCACCGACGAGCACGGTTACTCGTGCAATCCCGGGATGAAAGATGAGATGAAACTTTTGGAGAACGAGCTGACGGCCAAGATAATCTTCCAAAATTATCTGTCCGGTCATTCGCTGCGGCGATTTTATCCCGATGATCCGAATCTAG AAAAcccgccgctgctgcagctgaatCCTCCGCAGGAAGACTTCAACTTTGCGTTAAAAAGCGACGAAGGTATTTGCGAGCTGTTTGATGTTCAGTGCTCCTAA